In Streptomyces sp. ML-6, the genomic stretch GCCGAGCGCGACAAGCTGGAGTTCCCGGTCCCGCAGAAGGCCAAGCCCGCCAAGGGCATGGAGGGCCAGACCGGGTACCTCGTCGAGGCGGCCAACAAGGAGCTGGACGAGCAGGGCGTCACCGCGGAGATGCGGCAGGCCGGCGGCTGGACCTTCACGCTCAACATCGACAAGAAGCGGCAGAAGCAGCTGGAGGCCTCGGTCGACCGCCAGCTGGAGTCCAAGCTGGACCGCGAGGGCAACAAGGTCGACGCGACCGTCCAGGCCGGCGCCACCTCCGTGAACCCGAAGACCGGCGCCGTCGTCGCGATGTACGGCGGCGTGGACTACACCAAGCACTACATCTCCAACGCCACGCGCCAGGACTACCAGCCCGCCTCCACCTTCAAGCCGCTGGTGTTCGCCTCCGCGCTGGAGAACGGGTCCAAGACCCAGAACGGCGATCTGATCGGCGTCAACACCCGCTACGACGGCACCAGCAAGCGGCCCGTCGTGGGCAGCACCACCCCGTTCGCCCCGCAGAACGAGGACGACCGCAGCTACGGCGACGTCACCGTGCAGACCGCCATGAACAAGTCGATCAACTCGGCCTTCGCACAGATGGTCGTCGACGTCGGCCCGGCCGAGGTGAAGAAGACCGCGCTCGCCCTCGGCGTCCCCGACAAGAACTTCCCCGAGCGCCCCGCCATCACGCTGGGCACGATGAACGCTTCGACCTGGGACATGGCGGGCGCGTACGCCACGCTCGACAACCACGGCAAGAAGGTCACGCCGTTCATCGTGAAGTCCGCCAAGCACCGCGAGCGGACGGTCGAACCGGTCGAGGGCATCGGCAGCCAGGTCATCAGCCGCAAGTCCGCCGACACCGTCACCTCCGTCCTCCAGGGCGTCGTGAAGAACGGCTCCGGCAGCAGGGCGGCCAGCATGTCCTACGAGGCGGCGGGCAAGACGGGTACGTCGGAGAACAACAAGTCGGCCTGGTTCGCCGCCTATACCCCGGACCTGACCACGGTCGTCGCGCTCTTCGGCGAGTCGCCCAAGGAGGGCGGCGGCCAGGTCACCCTGACCGGCACCGCCAACTCCGGCCGGGCCAACGGTGGTGGCTTCCCGGCGGAGATCTGGGGGGACTACACGCTCGGCGCGCTGAACGGCACCCACGCCACGTTCGACCTGGAGGACGTCGAGCAGGGCGAGGTCAGCCTGCCGCCGCCCTCGCAGAGCCCCTCGCAGTCGCCGAGCACCGAGCCGCCGGCCTCGCAGTCGCCCGAGGTCCCGGAACAGAGTCCGAGCGACACGGTCAGCCAGTCGCCGAGCCAGTCGCCCGAGGTGCCGCCGAGCCAGTCGCCCGAGGTGCCGCCGAGCCAGTCCCCGGAGCCGCCGACCGGCGGAGTCCCCGGCAAACCGGGCGACGGCGACGAGAACGGCCTCACCGAGAACGCGCCCCCGCGGTAAGCGGCTGAAGCGCAGAGGCCGGGGGGCGGGGCCGAAGCGCAGGGGGCGGGGGCAGTGCCGGCAAGCACCGCCCCCGCCCCGTTCCGCTTACGACGGCCTCAGCCGCTGTTGACCTTCTTGGCGATCCGGTCGCCGAGGTCCTTGTCCACGTTGCGCCAGTACTCCAGCGCCCGCTCCAGGACCGGGGGGCTCACCCCGTCCAGCAGATGGCCGGAAATATTGCCCACCATCCGCTCCCGGGCGGCGTCGTCCAGCACCTTGCGCACCAGCGTGCCCGCCTGGCCCCAGTCGTCGTCCTCGCTGTGCAGCTTGTACGCCTCGTGGACCATCTCGCCCGCCGTCGCCCAGCCCGCCGGGTCGCCGAAGCGCGCGGTGTCCGCGGCCGGACCGCCGTAGGAGTTCGGCGCGTAGACCGCTCCCGTACGGCTCGGCTCGTACCGCATCGGGCCGTCCTTCGCGTACGAGTTCCGGCCGAAGCGCGGGCGGTTCGGGGGCAGCTGCGCGTAGTTCGGGCCGATCCGGTACCGGTGCGTGTCCGGGTACGAGAACAGCCGGCCGAGCAGCATCTTGTCGGGCGAGGGCCCGATGCCGGGCACCAGGTTCGACGGCTCGAAGGACGCCTGCTCGATGTGGACGAAGAAGTCCTCCGGATTCTCGTCGAGCGTCATCCGGCCGACCTCGATCTCCGGGTAGTCGGCGTGCGGCCACACCTTCGTCAGGTCGAACGGGTTGAACCGGTAGTTCGGCGCGTCCTCGAACGGCATGACCTGGACGTACAGCGTCCAGCTCGGGTGGTCGCCGCGCCTGATCGCCTCGAACAGGTCCCGGCGGTGGACGTCGCCGTCCACACCGGCCATCCGGTCGGCCTCCTCCTGGGTGTAGAAGTCGATGCCCTGGTCGGTCTTGAAGCGGTACTTCACCCAGAACCGCTCGCCGCCCGCGTTGACCCACATGTAGGTGTGCGAGCTGTAGCCGTTCATGTGCCGGTACGTCTTCGGGATGCCCCGGTCGCCCATCAGCCACGTCACCAT encodes the following:
- a CDS encoding transglycosylase domain-containing protein, whose translation is MGRADARRAQRRGARRAPNGGGIRRLFTWKKMLGTFFGLCLLVMGAFVALYLYVDIPKANAMAERQSNVYQYSDGSLLTRVGNGVNRQIVDLGEVPEDVQHTFVAAENKTFYDDEGIDLKGTARGILNTLSGKGKQGGSTITQQYVKNYYLTQDPTISRKLKELVISLKVDSKKSKNYILAGYINTAYYGRGASGIQAAAQAYYGVDAKDLDVSQGAYLASVLQAPSQYDWQTASETGKKLVKDRWAYTLDNMVEMKWLDKAERDKLEFPVPQKAKPAKGMEGQTGYLVEAANKELDEQGVTAEMRQAGGWTFTLNIDKKRQKQLEASVDRQLESKLDREGNKVDATVQAGATSVNPKTGAVVAMYGGVDYTKHYISNATRQDYQPASTFKPLVFASALENGSKTQNGDLIGVNTRYDGTSKRPVVGSTTPFAPQNEDDRSYGDVTVQTAMNKSINSAFAQMVVDVGPAEVKKTALALGVPDKNFPERPAITLGTMNASTWDMAGAYATLDNHGKKVTPFIVKSAKHRERTVEPVEGIGSQVISRKSADTVTSVLQGVVKNGSGSRAASMSYEAAGKTGTSENNKSAWFAAYTPDLTTVVALFGESPKEGGGQVTLTGTANSGRANGGGFPAEIWGDYTLGALNGTHATFDLEDVEQGEVSLPPPSQSPSQSPSTEPPASQSPEVPEQSPSDTVSQSPSQSPEVPPSQSPEVPPSQSPEPPTGGVPGKPGDGDENGLTENAPPR
- a CDS encoding catalase, encoding MSEESKTRNTPYTTNNAGIPVESDEHSLTVGADGPILLQDHYLIEKMAQFNRERVPERVVHAKGSGAYGTFRVTNNVSQFTKADLFQPGKETAMLARFSTVAGEQGSPDTWRDPRGFALKFYTEQGNYDMVGNNTPIFFVRDPMKFQDFIRSQKRRPDSAVRDHDMQWDFWTLSPESAHMVTWLMGDRGIPKTYRHMNGYSSHTYMWVNAGGERFWVKYRFKTDQGIDFYTQEEADRMAGVDGDVHRRDLFEAIRRGDHPSWTLYVQVMPFEDAPNYRFNPFDLTKVWPHADYPEIEVGRMTLDENPEDFFVHIEQASFEPSNLVPGIGPSPDKMLLGRLFSYPDTHRYRIGPNYAQLPPNRPRFGRNSYAKDGPMRYEPSRTGAVYAPNSYGGPAADTARFGDPAGWATAGEMVHEAYKLHSEDDDWGQAGTLVRKVLDDAARERMVGNISGHLLDGVSPPVLERALEYWRNVDKDLGDRIAKKVNSG